From the Oncorhynchus nerka isolate Pitt River linkage group LG28, Oner_Uvic_2.0, whole genome shotgun sequence genome, one window contains:
- the LOC115112859 gene encoding vacuolar protein-sorting-associated protein 25-like isoform X1 — protein MSFEWPWQYNFPPFFTLQPNVDTRQKQLAAWCSLALSYCRHHKLYTLDIMEVQECPVFNHKNIDRKLSTEAILIVFEELRKKGNLEWLDKNKTQCLVMWRRPEEWGKLIYQWVSKNGMVNTVFTLYELANGDDTESEGIQTLSRRTTISAALHQSGLYGRVARQKPLLSKMHIARLEFVKRHLKDSDHEKQYSLVC, from the exons ATGAGTTTTGAGTGGCCTTGGCAGTATAATTTCCCTCCGTTTTTTAC GTTACAACCCAATGTTGACACCAGACAGAAACAGCTTGCAGCATGGTGCTCCCTTGCACTCTCCTACTGCCGCCATCACAAGCTCTACACTTTGGACATCATGGAAGTCCAAGAGTGCCCTGTGTTCAACCACAAGAATATTGATA GAAAACTATCAACGGAGGCCATACTAATTGTTTTTGAGGAATTGAGGAAAAAAG GGAACCTGGAATGGTTAGATAAGAACAAGACACAGTGTCTAGTCATGTGGAGGAGGCCAGAGGAATGGGGCAAACTAATTTACCAGTGG GTCTCTAAAAACGGTATGGTCAATACGGTGTTTACACTCTACGAGCTCGCCAACGGTGATGACACAGAAAGCGAAG gtattcagaccctttccagaaggacaaccatctctgcagcactccaccaatcaggcctttatggtagagtggccagacagaagccgctactcagtaaaatgcacatagcacgcttggagtttgtcaaaaggcacctaaaggactctgaccatgagaaacaatattctctggtctgttga
- the LOC115112859 gene encoding vacuolar protein-sorting-associated protein 25-like isoform X2 translates to MSFEWPWQYNFPPFFTLQPNVDTRQKQLAAWCSLALSYCRHHKLYTLDIMEVQECPVFNHKNIDRKLSTEAILIVFEELRKKGNLEWLDKNKTQCLVMWRRPEEWGKLIYQWVSKNGMVNTVFTLYELANGDDTESEEFHGLEEWMLIRSLQALQTDGKAEVITMDDGKGVKFF, encoded by the exons ATGAGTTTTGAGTGGCCTTGGCAGTATAATTTCCCTCCGTTTTTTAC GTTACAACCCAATGTTGACACCAGACAGAAACAGCTTGCAGCATGGTGCTCCCTTGCACTCTCCTACTGCCGCCATCACAAGCTCTACACTTTGGACATCATGGAAGTCCAAGAGTGCCCTGTGTTCAACCACAAGAATATTGATA GAAAACTATCAACGGAGGCCATACTAATTGTTTTTGAGGAATTGAGGAAAAAAG GGAACCTGGAATGGTTAGATAAGAACAAGACACAGTGTCTAGTCATGTGGAGGAGGCCAGAGGAATGGGGCAAACTAATTTACCAGTGG GTCTCTAAAAACGGTATGGTCAATACGGTGTTTACACTCTACGAGCTCGCCAACGGTGATGACACAGAAAGCGAAG AATTCCATGGGCTGGAGGAGTGGATGCTGATTCGCTCGCTGCAGGCCCTGCAGACGGACGGCAAGGCAGAGGTCATCACCATGGATGACGGGAAAGGGGTCAAGTTCTTCTGA
- the LOC115112859 gene encoding vacuolar protein-sorting-associated protein 25-like isoform X3, whose amino-acid sequence MEVQECPVFNHKNIDRKLSTEAILIVFEELRKKGNLEWLDKNKTQCLVMWRRPEEWGKLIYQWVSKNGMVNTVFTLYELANGDDTESEGIQTLSRRTTISAALHQSGLYGRVARQKPLLSKMHIARLEFVKRHLKDSDHEKQYSLVC is encoded by the exons ATGGAAGTCCAAGAGTGCCCTGTGTTCAACCACAAGAATATTGATA GAAAACTATCAACGGAGGCCATACTAATTGTTTTTGAGGAATTGAGGAAAAAAG GGAACCTGGAATGGTTAGATAAGAACAAGACACAGTGTCTAGTCATGTGGAGGAGGCCAGAGGAATGGGGCAAACTAATTTACCAGTGG GTCTCTAAAAACGGTATGGTCAATACGGTGTTTACACTCTACGAGCTCGCCAACGGTGATGACACAGAAAGCGAAG gtattcagaccctttccagaaggacaaccatctctgcagcactccaccaatcaggcctttatggtagagtggccagacagaagccgctactcagtaaaatgcacatagcacgcttggagtttgtcaaaaggcacctaaaggactctgaccatgagaaacaatattctctggtctgttga